In the genome of Ktedonobacteraceae bacterium, one region contains:
- the gmk gene encoding guanylate kinase — protein sequence MQLNAERLISQQGASQPPNYQGLLFVLSAPSGTGKDTVIKTLKEQGMDFYVVSSITTRRPRLGESEGNPYHFVDQETFNRMVANDELLEYAKVHGNWYGQPRKPIRDTLQAGKDVLLKIDVQGAATVRRKVPDAIFIFLAPESMEELAQRLDERKTETSEERQRRLADAQLELAEKDRYDYIILNRQGHLEEAVEKLRAIMLAEHCRVRRRQVTI from the coding sequence ATGCAATTGAACGCGGAGCGATTGATTTCCCAACAGGGAGCTTCACAGCCCCCGAACTACCAGGGATTGCTCTTTGTGCTTTCAGCTCCTTCCGGTACCGGAAAAGACACAGTTATCAAGACGCTTAAAGAACAGGGAATGGATTTTTACGTTGTTTCTTCCATTACGACACGTCGTCCTCGCCTGGGAGAGAGTGAGGGCAATCCGTATCATTTTGTCGATCAAGAGACGTTCAATCGCATGGTAGCGAATGATGAACTGCTGGAATATGCAAAAGTGCATGGGAATTGGTATGGGCAGCCACGAAAGCCCATCCGGGACACTCTACAAGCAGGCAAGGATGTGCTGCTGAAAATCGATGTGCAGGGCGCTGCTACAGTGCGACGCAAGGTGCCGGATGCAATTTTCATCTTTCTAGCCCCTGAATCGATGGAGGAGCTTGCGCAGAGGTTGGATGAACGCAAGACCGAGACATCAGAGGAGCGCCAGAGACGATTAGCAGATGCCCAGCTAGAGCTTGCAGAGAAGGATCGCTACGATTATATCATCTTAAATAGGCAAGGCCATCTTGAAGAGGCGGTGGAGAAGCTACGCGCTATCATGTTGGCCGAACATTGTCGTGTACGACGCCGGCAGGTAACTATTTAG
- a CDS encoding rhodanese-like domain-containing protein produces MEPMSVNDMVADARTRIKGLSKQEMERELEAGEAVIIDIRDPRERWREGAIPGAKHVPRGMLEFWADPQSEYHKRFMDPEKRTILYCAGGLRSSLAADVLQKMGYKDVAHLEMGFDRWKAEGGAWEEVPVPENLK; encoded by the coding sequence ATGGAACCAATGTCGGTCAACGATATGGTCGCCGATGCGCGTACCCGCATAAAGGGCCTATCTAAGCAGGAGATGGAACGCGAACTTGAGGCGGGCGAGGCTGTCATTATCGATATACGTGATCCCCGCGAGCGCTGGCGTGAAGGTGCAATTCCAGGGGCGAAACACGTCCCGCGCGGCATGCTCGAGTTCTGGGCCGATCCGCAATCCGAGTATCACAAACGTTTTATGGACCCCGAAAAGCGCACGATTCTCTACTGTGCCGGCGGTTTGCGTTCATCATTAGCAGCAGATGTTTTGCAGAAGATGGGCTACAAAGACGTAGCCCATCTGGAAATGGGTTTTGACAGGTGGAAAGCTGAAGGCGGAGCCTGGGAAGAGGTTCCGGTTCCTGAGAATCTGAAGTAG
- the glpX gene encoding class II fructose-bisphosphatase — protein sequence MTETRFEESGTRERNLAMELVRVTEAAALSAGRWMGKGDKEKVDQAAVDAMRKALDGVDMNGIVVIGEGEKDEAPMLYVGEQVGNGLPPDVDVAVDPVDGTRLLALGLPGALAVVATAERGTMYSAPPGVYYMEKIAVGPIARGVIDINAPVATNLQRIAKVRSARIDDVTVVILDRPRHKDIIRQIREAGARIRLISDGDVSAAIQAAMEDYTGVDVLMGIGGAPEAVLAAAAIKCVGGEIQCKIWPLTEKDRGNLSPSDLVQELNRERDRLRENGVDPDQVLDTDDLVKGNDVSFAATGITSGELVAGVEYYGWGARTSSVMMRSRSGTVRYIQARHKWRTTAGSLGKERVE from the coding sequence ATGACGGAAACACGTTTTGAGGAGTCGGGTACCAGGGAGCGCAATCTCGCCATGGAACTGGTGCGCGTCACCGAGGCGGCTGCATTGAGCGCGGGACGCTGGATGGGCAAAGGGGATAAGGAGAAAGTTGACCAGGCGGCTGTAGATGCCATGCGTAAAGCGCTCGATGGTGTTGATATGAATGGTATTGTAGTGATTGGTGAGGGCGAAAAGGACGAGGCTCCTATGCTTTACGTAGGCGAGCAGGTTGGCAATGGCTTACCACCGGACGTAGATGTGGCTGTTGATCCGGTTGATGGCACGCGGCTGCTCGCGTTGGGGCTTCCTGGAGCGCTGGCCGTTGTAGCTACGGCGGAACGGGGCACCATGTATTCGGCCCCTCCAGGCGTCTACTATATGGAAAAGATCGCCGTTGGCCCGATAGCCAGGGGAGTGATCGATATCAATGCTCCGGTGGCGACGAATCTGCAGCGTATTGCCAAGGTACGTTCCGCTCGTATCGATGATGTCACGGTTGTAATTCTTGATCGTCCACGTCACAAGGATATCATTCGCCAGATTCGAGAGGCTGGAGCGCGCATCCGGCTGATCAGCGATGGCGACGTGTCGGCAGCGATTCAAGCCGCTATGGAAGACTATACGGGCGTTGATGTGTTGATGGGTATCGGAGGCGCCCCTGAAGCGGTGCTGGCAGCGGCAGCCATTAAATGCGTTGGGGGGGAAATTCAATGCAAGATCTGGCCTTTGACGGAAAAGGATCGCGGAAACCTTAGTCCCTCTGACCTGGTGCAAGAGCTGAACCGGGAACGGGATCGCTTGAGGGAGAACGGCGTTGACCCCGACCAGGTTCTAGATACAGATGATCTTGTGAAAGGCAACGATGTCTCATTCGCGGCTACAGGCATAACGAGCGGGGAGCTGGTGGCAGGCGTGGAATATTACGGTTGGGGTGCGCGCACTTCGTCAGTGATGATGCGTTCTCGCTCCGGCACGGTGCGCTATATCCAGGCACGTCACAAGTGGCGCACAACAGCGGGTTCTCTAGGCAAGGAAAGAGTTGAATAA